One window of Azospirillum sp. TSA2s genomic DNA carries:
- a CDS encoding TonB-dependent siderophore receptor produces MKKRVEGGRVSRGAAFGAMVLGGLMVPAVAGAQSAGGQSADNGATLQMPAVTVTGQGETALSPVTGYVANQQATGTKTDTPLIETPQSISVIPADQIRDQNAQTLNQVVRYTAGVTAETRGAVATRYDQLKVRGFDADTYLNGLKLQSLYYAASQVDPYLLERAEVLKGPTSVLYGQSPAGGLINQVSKRPTATALNEVGIEYGTDNHWRGTADFSGPIDKDGKFLYRLTAVGLSEDGQIRMTENERIAVAPSFTWKPDAETSLTLLGFYQHDPKGNSYGGIPPQGTVLSNPLGRIPVDFYDGDPNFEKFDRRQASVGYAFDKKLSDVWTVRLNGRWLNAKVAYDSLYANGLAPDYRTLYRGIATSREEMNSYTFDNQIEGRFSTGPVGHTLLAGVDYQRLDGHYTAGFGLAPSIDVFNPVYGVAVTPPAVNRTDIDGRQTGIYLQDQMRLGGFILTVAGRRDWAKTTSNTAFGSSTQSDQAWTGRAGLTYVFENGIAPYISYAESFTPSSGVDFAGTPFKPEEGTQYEVGVKYQPPGLNSLFTAALFDLTRSNLTTSDPAHPGFSVQSGEARSRGIELEAKVGVTKDLELIGTYTYLDTKYTKDNDGLEGKRLAAVPRHQASAWAMYHMPEGTPLTGLGVGAGVRFTGSTMNTANTFKVPSFTLVDATVSYDLGALSPKLQGAEVTVNGKNLFNKEYVASCYYGEWCAYGYQRTVTAGLRYRW; encoded by the coding sequence GTGAAGAAACGGGTTGAGGGCGGCCGGGTGTCGCGTGGGGCGGCGTTCGGCGCCATGGTGCTGGGCGGTCTGATGGTGCCGGCGGTGGCGGGGGCGCAAAGCGCGGGCGGACAGAGCGCCGACAATGGCGCCACGCTGCAGATGCCGGCGGTGACGGTGACCGGGCAGGGGGAAACGGCGCTGTCGCCGGTGACCGGCTATGTCGCCAACCAGCAGGCGACCGGCACCAAGACCGACACGCCGCTGATCGAGACGCCGCAGTCGATCTCGGTCATCCCGGCCGACCAGATCCGTGACCAGAACGCCCAGACGCTGAATCAGGTGGTGCGCTACACCGCCGGCGTGACGGCGGAGACGCGCGGCGCGGTGGCGACCCGCTATGACCAACTGAAGGTCCGCGGCTTCGACGCCGACACCTATCTGAACGGGCTGAAGCTGCAGTCGCTCTATTACGCGGCGTCGCAGGTCGACCCCTATCTGCTGGAAAGGGCGGAGGTGCTGAAGGGCCCGACCTCCGTGCTGTACGGGCAGTCGCCGGCCGGCGGCCTGATCAATCAGGTTTCCAAGCGTCCGACCGCCACCGCGCTGAACGAGGTCGGTATCGAATACGGCACCGACAACCATTGGCGCGGCACCGCCGACTTCTCCGGCCCGATCGACAAGGACGGCAAGTTCCTCTACCGCCTGACCGCCGTCGGCCTCAGCGAGGACGGCCAGATCCGGATGACGGAGAACGAGCGCATCGCCGTCGCCCCGTCCTTCACCTGGAAGCCGGATGCCGAGACCAGCCTGACCCTGCTGGGCTTCTACCAGCACGATCCGAAGGGCAATTCCTATGGCGGCATCCCGCCGCAGGGCACGGTGCTGTCGAACCCGCTGGGCAGGATCCCGGTCGATTTCTATGACGGCGATCCGAATTTCGAGAAGTTCGACCGCCGTCAGGCCTCGGTCGGCTATGCCTTCGACAAGAAGCTGAGCGACGTCTGGACCGTGCGGCTGAACGGGCGCTGGCTGAACGCCAAGGTCGCCTACGACAGCCTGTACGCCAACGGCCTCGCGCCCGACTACCGCACCCTCTATCGCGGCATCGCCACCTCGCGGGAGGAGATGAACAGCTACACCTTCGACAACCAGATCGAAGGGCGCTTCTCCACCGGTCCGGTCGGCCACACACTGCTGGCCGGCGTCGATTACCAGCGGCTCGACGGCCATTACACCGCCGGCTTCGGGCTGGCGCCGTCGATCGACGTGTTCAACCCGGTCTATGGCGTCGCGGTCACCCCGCCAGCGGTCAACCGCACCGACATCGACGGGCGCCAGACCGGTATCTATCTGCAGGACCAGATGCGGCTCGGCGGCTTCATCCTGACGGTGGCCGGACGCCGCGACTGGGCGAAGACCACCTCCAACACGGCCTTCGGCAGCAGCACCCAGTCCGATCAGGCCTGGACCGGCCGCGCCGGCCTGACCTATGTCTTCGAGAACGGCATCGCGCCCTACATCAGCTATGCCGAGTCCTTCACGCCCAGCAGCGGCGTCGATTTCGCCGGCACGCCCTTCAAGCCGGAGGAAGGCACCCAGTACGAGGTCGGCGTGAAGTACCAGCCGCCCGGCCTGAACAGCCTGTTCACCGCGGCCCTGTTCGACCTGACCCGCAGCAACCTGACGACCAGCGATCCCGCCCACCCCGGCTTCTCCGTCCAGAGCGGCGAGGCGCGGTCCCGCGGCATCGAGCTGGAGGCCAAGGTCGGCGTGACCAAGGATCTCGAGCTGATCGGCACCTACACCTACCTCGACACCAAATACACCAAGGACAATGACGGGCTGGAGGGCAAGCGTCTGGCCGCGGTGCCGCGCCATCAGGCGTCGGCCTGGGCCATGTACCACATGCCGGAAGGCACCCCGCTGACCGGGCTCGGCGTCGGCGCCGGCGTCCGCTTCACCGGCAGCACCATGAACACGGCGAATACTTTCAAGGTGCCGTCCTTCACCCTGGTCGACGCCACCGTGTCCTACGATCTGGGCGCCCTGTCGCCGAAGCTGCAGGGGGCGGAGGTCACCGTCAACGGCAAGAACCTGTTCAACAAGGAATATGTCGCCTCCTGCTATTACGGCGAGTGGTGCGCCTACGGCTATCAGCGGACGGTGACCGCCGGCCTGCGCTACCGCTGGTAA
- a CDS encoding RNA polymerase sigma factor has translation MADDTDSDDGLMERVAGGDAAAFDRLAARHMRRAVALAQRMTGNPSDADEIAQEAFLRVWQHAGRWDGARAAFTTWLYRIVMNLAIDRGRRPGWSPLEDAGDPPDESPDALARIAERQTAERVNRALAALPDRQRAAVVLFHQEGLSLRQAAEVLTMSESAFASLLARARAALKTALTAADAQ, from the coding sequence GTGGCCGACGACACCGACAGCGACGACGGGTTGATGGAGCGCGTGGCCGGTGGCGACGCCGCCGCCTTCGACCGGCTGGCCGCCCGCCACATGCGCCGCGCCGTGGCGCTGGCCCAGCGGATGACCGGCAACCCGTCCGACGCCGACGAGATCGCGCAGGAGGCCTTCCTGCGGGTCTGGCAGCATGCCGGCCGCTGGGATGGGGCGCGGGCCGCCTTCACCACATGGCTCTACCGCATCGTCATGAACCTCGCCATCGACCGTGGCCGCCGCCCCGGCTGGTCGCCGCTGGAGGACGCCGGCGATCCGCCCGACGAGTCACCCGACGCGCTGGCCCGCATCGCCGAGCGCCAGACCGCCGAGCGGGTCAACCGGGCGCTGGCCGCCCTGCCCGACCGCCAGCGCGCCGCCGTCGTGCTGTTCCACCAGGAGGGCCTCAGCCTGCGGCAGGCCGCCGAGGTCCTGACCATGAGCGAAAGCGCCTTCGCCTCGCTGCTGGCCCGCGCCCGCGCCGCGCTGAAGACCGCGCTCACCGCCGCCGACGCCCAATGA
- a CDS encoding efflux RND transporter periplasmic adaptor subunit, which produces MTIRWKPVVTGVILAGLVGGVGYAVQQKLAPQAATQPGRPPAGARSNVVAVQAGTVAREDVPIWFDGIGTVQAFNSVTVRARVDGELQRVSLQEGQLVKAGDLLATIDSRPLQAQLAQAEAKKAQDEAQLANARRDLERNMNLKEFASRQTVDTQRALVAQYEAQIRADEAAIEAVRVQLNYTTITAPISGRIGLRNVDQGNVVRASDQSGIATITQIQPIAVLFTLPEKQLQAVLAAQAQGAVTVEAQDREGRRILDTGSLAVVDNLIDSGTGTIRLKAQMPNDPQKLWPGQFVNVRLLSTVRRGATTVPATVVQRGPQGTYAYVIKDDQTVEQRPIKVARQEETKAIIDEGLTPGERVVVDGQYRLQPGSKIRIVEPIASAPGTTPAPQEERRHDRQQREGRQPS; this is translated from the coding sequence ATGACGATTCGTTGGAAGCCGGTGGTCACCGGTGTGATTCTCGCCGGTCTGGTCGGTGGCGTCGGCTACGCGGTTCAGCAAAAGCTGGCCCCCCAGGCAGCGACACAGCCGGGCCGCCCCCCGGCCGGCGCGCGCAGCAACGTGGTGGCAGTGCAGGCCGGTACCGTGGCGCGGGAGGATGTGCCGATCTGGTTCGACGGCATCGGCACGGTCCAGGCCTTCAACAGCGTCACCGTGCGCGCCCGCGTCGATGGCGAGCTTCAGCGCGTCTCGCTCCAGGAAGGGCAGTTGGTCAAGGCCGGCGACCTGCTGGCGACCATCGATTCCCGCCCGCTCCAGGCCCAGCTCGCCCAGGCCGAGGCGAAGAAGGCGCAGGACGAGGCGCAGTTGGCCAACGCCCGGCGCGACCTCGAGCGCAACATGAACCTGAAGGAGTTCGCCTCCCGCCAGACCGTCGACACCCAGCGCGCCCTGGTCGCCCAGTACGAGGCGCAGATCCGCGCCGACGAGGCGGCGATCGAGGCGGTGCGGGTCCAGTTGAACTACACCACCATCACCGCCCCGATCAGCGGCCGCATCGGCCTGCGCAATGTCGACCAGGGCAACGTGGTGCGGGCCAGCGACCAGAGCGGCATCGCCACCATCACGCAAATCCAGCCCATCGCCGTCCTCTTCACCCTGCCGGAAAAGCAGTTGCAGGCCGTGCTCGCCGCCCAGGCGCAAGGGGCGGTGACGGTCGAGGCGCAGGACCGCGAGGGCCGCCGCATTCTCGACACCGGATCGCTGGCGGTGGTGGACAACCTGATCGACAGCGGCACCGGCACCATCCGCCTGAAGGCGCAGATGCCGAATGATCCGCAAAAGCTGTGGCCCGGCCAGTTCGTCAATGTCCGCCTGCTCTCCACCGTCCGCCGCGGCGCCACCACCGTGCCGGCGACTGTGGTGCAGCGCGGCCCCCAGGGCACTTACGCCTATGTCATCAAGGACGACCAGACGGTGGAACAGCGCCCGATCAAGGTCGCCCGCCAGGAGGAAACCAAGGCCATCATCGACGAAGGCCTGACCCCCGGCGAGCGCGTGGTGGTCGACGGCCAGTACCGTCTGCAGCCCGGCTCCAAGATCCGCATCGTCGAACCCATCGCCTCGGCGCCGGGCACCACCCCGGCGCCGCAGGAGGAACGGCGGCACGACCGGCAGCAGCGTGAGGGACGGCAGCCCTCATGA
- a CDS encoding nucleotidyl transferase AbiEii/AbiGii toxin family protein, producing the protein MLRVDCLPGETKRLLEAISAIPEIGRFTLIGGTALALTWGHRRSEDLDFAFPGNKLPRDSCRIILDRLDAQGWRISDISSEMARMYAENDGDDLADTQQDWLCRTGRAETGVKLTFFADYSPKRHEPYALEPSRLRRVKVMPPDGIFLLKSQLVLRRTTSRDLFDLWSFLEHGKTIGEILAAAKQENPYLSYEKLRTHLLPARLPRTDPGLTALVDDGPTDLDSLKTAISRHLDRYEEALAAEILANDRDDPMSDAIP; encoded by the coding sequence ATGCTGCGCGTCGACTGTCTGCCGGGCGAAACCAAGCGGCTGCTTGAGGCGATTTCGGCCATTCCGGAAATCGGTCGATTCACGCTGATCGGGGGCACGGCCCTGGCGCTGACATGGGGGCACCGCCGGAGCGAGGATCTCGATTTCGCCTTCCCCGGAAACAAACTGCCGCGCGACAGCTGCCGAATCATTCTTGACCGCCTCGATGCCCAGGGCTGGCGGATCTCGGACATCTCCAGCGAGATGGCGCGCATGTATGCCGAGAACGACGGCGACGACCTTGCCGACACCCAGCAGGACTGGCTTTGCCGGACTGGCAGAGCGGAGACCGGCGTCAAGCTGACCTTCTTTGCCGACTATTCACCGAAGCGGCACGAACCCTACGCACTGGAGCCGTCGCGCCTGCGTCGCGTCAAGGTGATGCCGCCGGACGGGATTTTCCTGCTTAAGTCCCAGCTCGTCCTGCGTCGGACGACATCGCGCGACCTGTTCGATCTTTGGTCGTTCCTCGAACACGGCAAGACCATTGGCGAGATCCTCGCCGCCGCGAAGCAGGAGAACCCATACCTCTCCTACGAGAAACTCCGGACCCATCTGCTGCCGGCGCGCCTGCCCCGCACCGATCCGGGCCTGACGGCTCTGGTCGATGATGGCCCTACGGACCTCGACTCCCTCAAGACCGCGATCTCCAGGCATCTGGATCGCTACGAGGAAGCTCTTGCGGCGGAGATCCTGGCAAACGACCGCGATGACCCGATGAGCGACGCCATTCCGTAA
- a CDS encoding multidrug efflux RND transporter permease subunit produces MNISAPFILRPVATGLLMLAVVLLGLLGYSALPISSLPTVDFPTVRVTTQLPGAAPEVMASSVTAPLERQLGQIAGISSMVSTSSFGLSVITLQFDLTRDIDAASQDVQSAISAASGTLPKGLPNPPVYDKVNPADTPVMVLALSSDSLRLETVSDAADTLLAQKLSQVDGVGYVGIEGGLRPAVRVQVNPAAVAGLGLTLEDVRTTITQANVNAPKGSFDGPRQSWSIGVNDQIENAAAYRPIIVTYKNGGPVRLTDIGTVVDSVENTRLAAWHDGKPAVLLNVLRQPGANIIDTVDRIHKLLPSLQSSLPPQIHMAVLTDRTETIRASVVDVQKTLVLTAGLVVLVIFLFLRKAWATVIPAAALPLSLIGTFGIMALCGFSLDNLSLMALTIASGFVVDDAIVMIENIVRYIEQGEKPMPAALKGARQIGFTVVSLTLSLIAVFIPLLFMGGVVGRLFREFAITLSIAVLVSAVISLTLTPMMCARLLKAETETKPNGLFRWTERGFDALLNGYAASLRFVLRHQPATLLVTIATLAATLYLYDVVPKGFLPQQDTGVIIGVTDAAPSISVKAMAERQREVADIVRRDPDVAGVASFVGTGTVNATTNTGNLTIALKPRDQRSASAEEIIARLRAATGDLKGVSLFMQAVQDVQIDSRVSRTQYQYVLQDADPRELESWTPRLLEALRARPELTDVATDQQPDGLQVYLTIDRDAASRLHVLPQAIDDTLYDAFGQRQVSTIYTQTNQYRVILEVEPSFQMDPASLSKIYVKASGGTVVPLNAVVSVERKTAPLVITHQGQFPSVTLSFNVAPGVSLGAAVAAIQEARAGIGMPDTATARFAGTAAEFRSSLDTQPWLILAAVVAVYIVLGVLYESTIHPITILSTLPSAGIGALLALMATGHDLSLIALVGIVLLIGIVKKNAIMMIDFALEAERNQGMAPERSIYEASLLRFRPIMMTTMAALLGALPLALENGTGSELRKPMGIAIVGGLLLSQVLTLYTTPVVYLYMDRLGNRLGRWLRPWRRKNAAEPGNGQDPVQSPGRAAAE; encoded by the coding sequence ATGAACATCTCCGCCCCCTTCATCCTGCGGCCGGTCGCCACCGGGCTGCTGATGCTGGCGGTGGTGCTGCTGGGCCTGCTGGGCTACAGCGCGCTGCCGATCTCCTCGCTGCCGACGGTCGATTTCCCGACGGTGCGCGTCACCACCCAGCTGCCGGGCGCAGCACCCGAGGTGATGGCGTCGTCCGTCACCGCCCCCCTGGAACGGCAGCTCGGCCAGATCGCCGGCATTTCCTCCATGGTGTCGACCAGCTCCTTCGGGCTGTCGGTCATCACCCTGCAATTCGACCTAACCCGCGACATCGACGCCGCCTCGCAGGACGTGCAGTCGGCGATCAGCGCCGCGTCGGGCACGCTGCCCAAGGGCCTGCCCAACCCGCCGGTCTACGACAAGGTCAACCCGGCCGACACGCCGGTCATGGTGCTGGCGCTGAGTTCGGACAGCTTGCGGCTGGAGACCGTCAGCGACGCCGCCGACACGCTGCTGGCGCAGAAGCTGTCCCAGGTCGACGGCGTCGGCTATGTCGGGATCGAGGGCGGACTGCGCCCCGCCGTCCGCGTCCAGGTCAACCCGGCCGCCGTCGCCGGTCTCGGCCTGACGCTGGAGGATGTGCGGACCACCATCACCCAGGCCAACGTCAACGCGCCCAAGGGCAGCTTCGACGGCCCGCGCCAGTCCTGGTCGATCGGCGTCAACGACCAGATCGAGAATGCCGCCGCCTACCGCCCGATCATCGTCACCTACAAGAACGGCGGCCCGGTGCGGCTGACCGACATCGGCACCGTGGTCGATTCGGTGGAGAACACCCGGCTCGCGGCTTGGCATGACGGCAAGCCGGCGGTCCTGCTGAACGTGCTGCGCCAGCCCGGCGCCAACATCATCGACACGGTGGACCGCATCCACAAGCTGCTGCCGTCGCTGCAGTCCAGCCTGCCGCCGCAGATCCACATGGCGGTGCTGACCGACCGGACGGAGACCATCCGCGCCTCGGTGGTGGACGTGCAGAAGACGCTGGTGCTGACCGCCGGGCTGGTGGTGCTGGTGATCTTCCTGTTCCTGCGCAAGGCGTGGGCGACGGTAATCCCGGCCGCGGCCCTGCCGCTGTCGCTGATCGGCACCTTCGGCATCATGGCGCTGTGCGGCTTCAGCCTGGACAACCTGTCGCTGATGGCGCTGACCATCGCGTCCGGCTTCGTCGTCGACGACGCCATCGTGATGATCGAGAACATCGTCCGCTATATCGAGCAGGGCGAGAAGCCGATGCCGGCCGCCCTCAAGGGGGCGCGCCAGATCGGTTTCACCGTCGTCTCGCTGACCCTGTCGCTGATCGCCGTGTTCATCCCGCTCTTGTTCATGGGGGGCGTCGTCGGCCGGCTGTTCCGCGAGTTCGCCATCACGCTGTCCATCGCCGTGCTGGTGTCTGCGGTGATCTCGCTGACGCTGACGCCGATGATGTGCGCCCGCCTGCTGAAAGCGGAAACGGAAACCAAGCCCAACGGCCTGTTCCGCTGGACCGAGCGCGGCTTCGACGCCCTGCTGAACGGCTATGCCGCCTCGCTCCGCTTCGTGCTGCGCCACCAGCCGGCGACGCTGCTGGTCACCATCGCAACGCTGGCCGCCACCCTCTACCTCTACGACGTGGTGCCCAAGGGCTTCCTGCCGCAGCAGGACACCGGCGTCATCATCGGCGTCACCGACGCCGCCCCGTCCATCTCGGTCAAGGCGATGGCGGAGCGCCAGCGCGAGGTCGCCGACATCGTGCGGCGCGATCCCGACGTGGCCGGGGTGGCGAGCTTCGTCGGCACCGGCACGGTCAACGCCACCACCAACACCGGCAACCTGACCATCGCCCTCAAGCCGCGCGACCAGCGCAGCGCCTCGGCGGAGGAGATCATCGCCCGTCTGCGCGCCGCCACCGGCGACCTGAAGGGCGTGTCGCTGTTCATGCAGGCGGTGCAGGACGTGCAGATCGACAGCCGCGTCAGCCGCACCCAGTACCAGTATGTCCTTCAGGACGCCGACCCGCGCGAGCTGGAAAGCTGGACCCCGCGCCTGCTGGAGGCCTTGCGGGCAAGGCCGGAACTGACCGACGTGGCGACCGACCAGCAGCCGGACGGCCTGCAGGTCTATCTCACGATCGACCGCGACGCCGCCAGCCGCCTGCACGTCCTGCCCCAGGCCATCGACGACACGCTGTACGACGCCTTCGGCCAGCGTCAGGTCTCGACCATCTACACCCAGACCAACCAGTACCGCGTGATCCTGGAGGTCGAACCGTCCTTCCAGATGGACCCGGCGTCCCTGTCCAAGATCTATGTGAAGGCCAGCGGCGGCACCGTCGTGCCGCTGAATGCCGTGGTGTCGGTGGAGCGCAAGACCGCCCCGCTGGTCATTACCCACCAGGGCCAGTTCCCCTCCGTCACCCTATCCTTCAACGTCGCTCCCGGCGTCTCGCTGGGGGCGGCGGTCGCGGCGATCCAGGAGGCGCGCGCCGGCATCGGCATGCCCGACACCGCGACCGCCCGCTTCGCCGGCACGGCGGCCGAGTTCCGCTCCTCGCTCGACACCCAGCCCTGGCTGATCCTGGCGGCGGTGGTCGCCGTCTATATCGTGCTCGGCGTGCTGTACGAGAGCACGATCCACCCTATCACCATCCTGTCGACCCTGCCGTCGGCCGGCATCGGCGCGCTGCTGGCGCTGATGGCGACCGGCCATGACCTGTCGCTGATCGCGCTGGTCGGCATCGTGCTGCTGATCGGCATCGTCAAGAAGAACGCCATCATGATGATCGACTTCGCCCTGGAGGCGGAGCGCAACCAGGGCATGGCGCCGGAACGCTCGATCTACGAGGCGTCGCTCCTGCGCTTCCGCCCGATCATGATGACAACCATGGCGGCGCTGCTGGGCGCCCTGCCTTTGGCGCTGGAAAACGGCACCGGGTCGGAACTGCGCAAGCCGATGGGCATCGCCATCGTCGGCGGCCTGCTGCTCAGTCAGGTGCTGACGCTCTACACCACGCCGGTGGTCTATCTCTACATGGACCGCCTCGGCAACCGGCTCGGCCGCTGGCTGCGGCCATGGCGGCGGAAGAACGCGGCGGAGCCGGGTAACGGCCAGGATCCTGTCCAGTCCCCCGGCCGGGCGGCGGCGGAGTAG
- a CDS encoding efflux RND transporter permease subunit, which translates to MLPANLLPSGASLSALFIRRPVGTSLLMVGLMILGMVAYRFLPVAPLPQVEFPTIIVTASLPGASPETMAASVATPLERRLSRIAGVSEMTSNSKLGSTVVVVQFDLNRNVEAASRDVQAAINAAGGDLPADLPSPPKMRRINPADAPVMTLAMTSTTLAPADLYNLADSIIGQRLSQIEGVAQVSINGAEKTAVRVRVNAAAAANMGVSLESIRSVISQANANGPKGSFDGTHESWSIGASDQLFGADAYRRLIVTEKNGATIRLGDVAEVIEAPENSRTAAWQDGQRAVLINIQKQPGSNVVETVDRIRAELPTLRGWMPPGVSLSVRTDRTPTIRASIDDVQKTLAVTVALVVMVMALFLRRLWATVIPAASVPLSLAGTFGVMWIVGYSLDNFSLMALTISVGFVVDDAIVVIENIVRHIEKSAKPFEAAVKGARQVAFTVISISLSLVAVFIPILFMGGIQGRLFREFAVVLSVAIAVSAVVSLTLTPMMCAHLLAPEAERSSPGRLARALGWIGDRLFGLYAGGLDWVLAHRRTMLLATVAIIGVSVWLYGQVPKGFVPQQDTGLLIGFSDPPPDISFRAMVTRQRALQEAVAGDPAVASVGGTIGGGGPGGTYSGQIYIALKPKAERDDLPTVTQRLRQRAGKVPGVQLYLMPVQDIRVGGFQGRSQYRYSLQDADIGALNEWAPKLVEKMRTLPELVDVANDRQNGGIQANVIVDRDAATRLGVSLSSLEATLYDAFGQRQVSTMYLAQNQHKVVLEVAPSEALGPDDLKRIYVTGRSGMVPLSAVSRVVIGNQAASIQHQSGFPVANLTFDLATGVSLSQATELIQRAAEDIGMPASIRAGFQGDARAFQQSSSSQPLLILAALITIYIVLGVLYESLIHPLTILSTLPSAGLGALIALILTGYDLSIVALIGIILLIGIVKKNAIMMIDFALEAERERGLSPLEAIREAGLVRFRPIMMTTMAALLGAVPLAFDYGTGGEIRRPLGIAIIGGLLVSQMLTLYTTPVVYLTLERLALRRSSRAAIAAPAE; encoded by the coding sequence ATGCTTCCCGCAAACCTCCTGCCCTCCGGCGCCTCGCTCTCCGCCCTGTTCATCCGGCGGCCGGTCGGCACGTCGCTGCTGATGGTCGGGCTGATGATCCTCGGCATGGTGGCCTACCGCTTCCTGCCGGTGGCGCCGCTGCCGCAGGTGGAGTTCCCCACCATCATCGTCACCGCCTCGCTGCCCGGCGCCAGCCCGGAGACCATGGCCGCCTCCGTCGCCACGCCGCTGGAACGCCGCCTCTCCCGCATCGCCGGCGTGTCGGAGATGACCTCCAACAGCAAGCTCGGCAGCACCGTCGTCGTCGTGCAGTTCGACCTGAACCGCAATGTGGAGGCCGCCTCGCGCGACGTGCAGGCCGCCATCAACGCCGCCGGCGGCGACCTGCCGGCCGACCTGCCCAGCCCGCCCAAGATGCGGCGCATCAACCCGGCCGACGCGCCGGTGATGACGCTGGCCATGACCTCCACCACGCTCGCCCCGGCCGACCTCTACAATCTCGCCGACAGCATCATCGGCCAGCGCCTGAGCCAGATCGAGGGGGTGGCCCAGGTCTCCATCAACGGGGCGGAGAAGACGGCGGTGCGCGTCCGCGTCAATGCCGCCGCCGCGGCCAACATGGGCGTCAGCCTGGAGTCGATCCGCAGCGTCATCTCCCAGGCCAACGCCAACGGACCGAAGGGGAGCTTCGACGGCACCCATGAATCCTGGTCGATCGGCGCCAGCGACCAGCTGTTCGGCGCCGATGCCTACCGCCGGCTGATCGTGACCGAGAAGAACGGCGCCACCATCCGGCTCGGCGACGTCGCCGAGGTGATCGAGGCGCCGGAGAACAGCCGCACCGCCGCGTGGCAGGACGGCCAGCGCGCCGTCCTCATCAACATCCAGAAGCAGCCGGGCTCCAACGTGGTGGAGACGGTGGACCGCATCCGGGCGGAGCTGCCGACCCTGCGCGGCTGGATGCCACCGGGGGTCAGCCTGTCGGTGCGCACCGACCGCACGCCGACCATCCGCGCCTCCATCGACGACGTGCAGAAGACGCTGGCGGTCACGGTGGCGCTGGTGGTGATGGTGATGGCGCTGTTCCTGCGCCGGCTGTGGGCGACGGTGATCCCGGCGGCCTCGGTGCCGCTGTCGCTGGCCGGCACCTTCGGCGTCATGTGGATCGTCGGCTACAGCCTGGACAATTTCTCGCTGATGGCGCTGACCATCTCGGTCGGCTTCGTGGTGGACGACGCCATCGTCGTCATCGAGAACATCGTCCGCCATATCGAAAAGAGCGCCAAGCCGTTCGAGGCGGCGGTGAAGGGCGCCCGGCAGGTCGCCTTCACCGTGATCTCCATCAGCCTGTCGCTGGTCGCCGTCTTCATCCCCATCCTGTTCATGGGCGGCATCCAGGGCCGGCTGTTCCGCGAGTTCGCCGTGGTGCTGTCGGTCGCCATCGCCGTCTCGGCGGTGGTGTCGCTGACCCTGACCCCGATGATGTGCGCCCATCTGCTGGCACCAGAGGCGGAGCGCAGCTCCCCCGGACGCCTCGCCCGCGCCCTCGGCTGGATCGGCGACCGCCTGTTCGGCCTCTATGCCGGCGGCCTCGACTGGGTGCTGGCCCACCGCCGCACCATGCTGCTGGCGACGGTCGCCATCATCGGCGTCAGCGTCTGGCTCTACGGGCAGGTGCCGAAGGGATTCGTGCCGCAGCAGGACACCGGGCTGCTGATCGGCTTCAGCGACCCGCCGCCCGACATCTCCTTCCGCGCCATGGTGACGCGCCAGCGCGCGCTGCAGGAGGCGGTGGCCGGCGACCCGGCAGTTGCCAGCGTCGGCGGCACCATCGGCGGCGGCGGTCCCGGCGGCACCTATTCCGGCCAGATCTACATCGCCCTGAAACCGAAGGCGGAGCGCGACGACCTGCCCACCGTCACCCAGCGGCTGCGCCAGCGCGCCGGCAAGGTGCCGGGGGTGCAGCTCTACCTGATGCCGGTGCAGGACATCCGCGTCGGCGGCTTCCAGGGGCGCAGCCAGTACCGCTACAGCCTGCAGGACGCCGACATCGGCGCGCTGAACGAATGGGCGCCCAAGCTGGTGGAGAAGATGCGCACCCTGCCGGAGCTGGTCGACGTCGCCAACGACCGCCAGAACGGCGGCATCCAGGCCAACGTCATCGTCGACCGCGACGCCGCCACCCGGCTCGGCGTGTCGCTCAGCAGCCTGGAGGCGACGCTCTACGACGCCTTCGGCCAGCGGCAGGTCTCGACCATGTATCTGGCGCAGAACCAGCACAAGGTGGTGCTGGAGGTCGCGCCATCCGAGGCGCTCGGCCCCGACGACCTGAAGCGCATCTACGTCACGGGCCGCAGCGGCATGGTGCCGCTGTCGGCGGTTTCGCGCGTCGTCATCGGCAACCAGGCCGCCAGCATCCAGCACCAGAGCGGATTCCCGGTCGCCAACCTGACCTTCGACCTCGCCACCGGCGTCTCGCTGTCCCAGGCGACCGAGCTGATCCAGCGCGCGGCGGAGGACATCGGCATGCCCGCCAGCATCCGCGCCGGCTTCCAGGGCGACGCGCGCGCCTTCCAGCAATCCTCCTCCAGCCAGCCGCTGCTGATCCTGGCGGCGCTGATCACCATCTACATCGTGCTGGGGGTGCTCTACGAAAGCCTGATCCACCCGCTGACCATCCTGTCGACCCTGCCGTCGGCCGGGCTGGGGGCGCTGATCGCGCTGATCCTGACCGGCTACGACCTGTCGATCGTGGCCTTGATCGGCATCATCCTGCTGATCGGCATCGTCAAGAAGAACGCCATCATGATGATCGACTTCGCCCTGGAGGCGGAGCGCGAGCGCGGCCTGTCGCCCCTGGAGGCGATCCGCGAGGCCGGACTGGTCCGCTTCCGCCCGATCATGATGACGACGATGGCGGCGCTGCTGGGCGCCGTGCCCCTGGCCTTCGACTACGGCACCGGCGGCGAGATCCGCCGCCCGCTCGGCATCGCCATCATCGGCGGCCTGCTGGTCAGCCAGATGCTGACGCTCTACACCACGCCGGTGGTCTATCTGACCCTGGAGCGGCTGGCCCTGCGGCGCAGCAGCCGCGCCGCCATCGCCGCTCCGGCGGAATAG